Proteins encoded together in one Impatiens glandulifera chromosome 1, dImpGla2.1, whole genome shotgun sequence window:
- the LOC124939202 gene encoding ribonuclease Y-like, which yields MLSKFDELTKDLNELTRDKKEDADELHELEKNKDDDDDGLNEIENKEDVDGLNEMENKEDKKDVVDGLNELENKEDVADGLNELENKKDEEELQKKQAELKMDELKMGDKEDLATKKKEFSTNKKELGTKRKVELDKKRKEELANKRKVELKKKKDGD from the exons ATGTTATCCAAGTTTGATGAGCTGACAAAGGATCTAAATGAGCTGACAAGGGAT aagaaagaagatgctGATGAGTTGCATGAGTTAGAGAAgaacaaagatgatgatgatgatgggttGAATGAGATAGAAAACAAAGAAGATGTTGATGGGTTGAATGAGATGGAGAACAAAGAAGAT AAAAAAGATGTTGTTGATGGGTTGAATGAGTTGGAGAACAAAGAAGATGTTGCTGATGGGTTGAATGAGTTGGAGAACAAAAAAGAT GAAGAGGAGTTGCAAAAGAAGCAAGCTGAGTTGAAGATGGATGAGTTGAAGATGGGCGACAAGGAAGATTTGGCCACAAAGAAGAAGGAGTTCTCCACGAACAAGAAGGAGTTGGGCACGAAGAGGAAGGTGGAATTGGACAAGAAGAGGAAAGAGGAGTTGGCCAATAAGAGGAAGGtggagttgaagaagaagaaggatggtGATTAA